In Sphaeramia orbicularis chromosome 12, fSphaOr1.1, whole genome shotgun sequence, the following proteins share a genomic window:
- the smkr1 gene encoding small lysine-rich protein 1 produces MPTKSRKSRSHSSRPAKKTGSQKTPKKRSTSAKSTKKEVDIFSPAAMENLYYISHNAVDCLEFRGFGQPNSKKKKKKSKRVKKNKK; encoded by the exons ATG ccTACAAAATCTAGGAAGTCAAGATCCCACAGTTCTAGGCCTGCCAAGAAGACTGGGAGTCAAAAAACACCCAAGAAGAGGTCCACAAGTGCCAAATCCACCAAGAAGGAAGTGGATATCTTCAGCCCTGCGGCCATGGAGAATCTGTACTACATTTCACACAATGCAGTGGATTGTCTGGAATTCAGAGGCTTTGGGCAGCCAAattcaaagaaaaagaagaaaaagagtaagcgtgtgaaaaagaacaaaaagtaa